One Manihot esculenta cultivar AM560-2 chromosome 6, M.esculenta_v8, whole genome shotgun sequence DNA segment encodes these proteins:
- the LOC110616919 gene encoding probable prolyl 4-hydroxylase 12: MASYVYLTVFAVLTAAGPFSYCFAESRKELRGKEVNQETIALLGSSIGTNRVNLLQVVQLSWRPRVFLYKGFLTDEECDHVISLAQGTKEPSVGKGDDSAKIVENGLQESREFLSNMDDNILAMIEERLSAWTFLPRENGKPLRVMHYGVEETKQKLDYFGNKTLISNEPLMATLVLYLSNVGQGGEILFPKSEGKIWSDCKKGSNLLKPVKGNAILFFNVHLNASPDTSSSHARCPVLEGEMWCATKYFIVRASDRGKVLSESDGSDCNDEDDSCPRWAALGECQRNPVYMTGSPDYYGTCRKSCNAC, from the exons ATGGCTTCCTATGTTTATCTTACCGTTTTTGCAGTTCTCACAGCTGCAGGTCCATTCTCCTACTGTTTTGCGGAGAG CCGGAAGGAGTTGAGGGGTAAGGAGGTCAATCAGGAAACTATCGCTCTACTGGGAAGCTCAATTGGAACCAACCGAGTTAACCTATTGCAAGTTGTTCAACTCTCCTGGCGACCAAG GGTGTTCTTGTATAAAGGCTTTCTGACGGATGAGGAATGTGATCATGTCATTTCTCTG GCGCAAGGTACAAAAGAACCATCTGTAGGAAAGGGTGATGATTCAGCCAAAATTGTGGAGAATGGGCTACAAGAAAGTAGAGAATTTCTTTCAAACATGGAT GATAATATACttgcaatgattgaagagagaCTTTCAGCATGGACTTTCCTTCCCAGAG AGAATGGGAAGCCCTTACGGGTCATGCATTATGGGGTTGAAGAGACCAAACAGAAGCTAGATTATTTTGGCAACAAAACATTGATTTCGAATGAGCCTTTGATGGCAACCCTAGTTTTATATCTCTCAAATGTCGGTCAGGGTGGGGAGATTCTCTTTCCCAAGTCAGAG GGCAAAATTTGGTCTGATTGTAAAAAGGGTAGCAACTTACTAAAACCAGTTAAAGGGAACGCAATTCTGTTTTTCAATGTGCACCTTAATGCTTCTCCTGACACAAGTAGCAGCCATGCTCGATGTCCTGTCCTTGAAGGGGAAATGTGGTGTGCCACCAAATACTTCATCGTACGAGCCAGTGATAGAGGAAAAGTCCTGTCTGAATCGGATGGCAGCGACTGTAATGATGAGGATGACAGTTGTCCCAGGTGGGCTGCTCTTGGGGAATGCCAAAGGAACCCAGTCTACATGACGGGTTCTCCTGATTACTATGGGACATGTAGAAAGAGCTGTAATGCATGTTGA
- the LOC110616743 gene encoding LOW QUALITY PROTEIN: uncharacterized protein At3g49055 (The sequence of the model RefSeq protein was modified relative to this genomic sequence to represent the inferred CDS: inserted 1 base in 1 codon), with translation METITSDENQPATTGLDSPIVPQIDHHDDDLLELQSLRQSYETLQSKYSVMEENMLLVQQQRDEALEHNVNLKIVINETTRERDSLREQIRELEISFKQREDEFAKTIDRESSIKEELEKEVEVAKERNKELELRIKEAEAKNNFLLKTLDALRPVKDCLVGIIECFDEEEVIDRMNNDEGGVELELDSGSKAIWKEFTPITRLASDAKSKVFEFMERKKSEIRELENSVVSLTEENRDINSLLRVALLEKETVEKSLNKLKGNTEQRRVALLQIAERGLQKVGFGFMMGSGSTEQSGESSGANTNAIPAITTASTKSDSSECEEEVVSLASTVERIMKNLRLEITQLRRSLEESRSDTERLQSFTEKQAQQIAENTLYIKELEERERVLAQNVEEFFIEIKETEAEVDRWREACELEVEAGQKELEEREKVVVILKQELERTKTALEISNGKLKLKEELANAAMAAQAAAEKSLQLADSRAAELHQRIEELRKQLEVAESQERSRRRVRHICWPWRTLKQSLAGNANKRDXECETDATRNASLTSL, from the exons ATGGAAACCATCACCTCCGATGAGAACCAGCCAGCCACAACCGGCCTCGATTCCCCAATTGTTCCCCAAATAGACCATCACGATGATGACCTTTTGGAGCTCCAGTCTCTCCGCCAGTCTTATGAGACTCTTCAATCAAAATACTCTGTTATGGAGGAAAATATGCTTCTTGTTCAGCAGCAGAGAGACGAGGCATTGGAACACAATGTcaatctcaaaatagttatcAATGAAACTACGCGAGAAAGGGATTCTCTTCGAGAACAAATTCGTGAACTTGAGATCTCTTTTAAACAAAGGGAAGATGAGTTTGCAAAAACGATTGATCGAGAATCGTCAATAAAAGAAGAACTTGAAAAGGAAGTGGAAGTTGCCAAGGAGAGAAATAAAGAGTTGGAATTGAGGATAAAAGAGGCGGAAgctaaaaataatttcttgttGAAGACTTTGGATGCTCTTAGGCCAGTGAAAGATTGTTTGGTCGGAATCATAGAGTGTTTTGATGAGGAGGAAGTGATTGACAGGATGAATAATGACGAGGGTGGTGTAGAACTGGAACTAGACAGTGGATCAAAAGCAATTTGGAAAGAATTCACGCCAATTACAAGGCTAGCAAGCGACGCAAAATCAAAAGTATTTGAGTTTATGGAGAGGAAGAAGAGTGAAATAAGGGAGTTGGAGAATAGTGTAGTGAGTTTGACAGAGGAGAATCGCGATATCAATTCTTTGTTAAGGGTTGCTTTGTTGGAGAAGGAGACAGTAGAGAAGAGTTTGAACAAGTTGAAAGGGAACACTGAGCAGAGGAGGGTGGCTTTGCTGCAAATTGCAGAGAGGGGGTTGCAGAAAGTAGGGTTTGGCTTCATGATGGGAAGTGGGAGTACTGAGCAATCAGGGGAGAGTTCAGGAGCTAATACTAATGCCATTCCTGCAATTACTACTGCCAGTACTAAATCAGATAGCAGCGAGTGTGAAGAAGAGGTTGTTAGTCTG GCCTCAACTGTCGAGAGAATAATGAAGAATTTACGACTTGAAATCACTCAACTGAGAAGATCGCTGGAAGAGTCTAG GTCAGATACTGAGCgactacagagttttacagagaAACAAGCTCAACAAATTGCAGAAAACACACTATACATAAAAGAGTTGGAAGAAAGGGAGAGGGTGTTAGCTCAAAAT GTAGAGGAATTCTtcatagaaataaaagaaactGAGGCAGAGGTTGATAGATGGAGGGAAGCCTGTGAGTTGGAAGTTGAAGCGGGGCAAAAAGAGCTTGAAGAACGTGAAAAAGTG GTTGTCATACTGAAGCAAGAACTGGAGAGAACGAAGACCGCTTTAGAGATATCAAATGGAAAGTTAAAACTGAAAGAAGAACTTGCAAATGCTGCAATGGCTGCCCAAGCAGCAGCAGAAAAATCACTGCAGCTGGCTGACAGTAGAGCTGCAGAACTCCATCAGCGGATTGAGGAGCTAAGGAAACAACTAGAAGTAGCAGAGAGCCAAGAGCGTAGCCGCCGCAGAGTGAGGCATATATGTTGGCCGTGGCGAACTCTGAAACAAAGTTTAGCCGGTAATGCGAATAAAAGAG CAGAGTGTGAAACGGATGCTACCAGAAATGCAAGCCTTACTTCATTATAG
- the LOC110617585 gene encoding uncharacterized protein LOC110617585 — protein MPVAKLKSSNNTDVMKTEKGNDSLDTFIRQAIGKEPFLSFSKAGDSPVQWIQLLQALDQQDLPGWPLLTPLKVQMQKCEKCSREFCSSINYRRHIRVHHRLKKLDKDSSKNRDLLGTFWDKLSEDEAMEILSFKDVTLEGVPGSSIVKALMGLIRKPGFSSLPQYCLRAGSALLDIIQARPSRFPLSSEDLFSILDDASEKTFLCGTAVSMQKYIFDGEAGKIGLEMKNLVACTSFLVEQKLVKAWLADKDAESLRCQKLLVEEEEAAQRRQAELLERKRQKKLRQKEQKTKEHVQEEQANLLKERIDNTVEGVSSAEQSFPLTASDSGMSCLEALADHIPSSFESFELPSMVENVGLEIQIGSGSDPGTRHNVERQTVQRNSRRHFVVGRWHLSPKSQWNHVPNGFHASQNSQASKHSAMQKHGNHRDSKPVPSINGNRKWSRKSKPNYTEDGLKTRVQKEAISLPDHNERHEVLIGSISVALGNCSQQEGNNVDGARDDFLSEHQIPKENSVQDKHNRPDSAHCNTNRSTIKLWRPVSRNGMQGPISVDNGARESHVDGVAGKIDDYTPSNGNCLTSLSVGDNKCGTGSFPLLPESLHPGTVHFSCQAAKAFLAERWKEAIASEHVKLVLSPELKSSADIQNGCLVDVAQSSDMKKCSLHGNVENQLVDVGSHESSTTGASKAKFRIKPEKGVKLKYIPKQRTIS, from the exons ATGCCAGTTGCAAAACTCAAGTCCTCAAACAACACAGATGTGATGAAAACAGAGAAGGGAAACGATTCCCTAGACACATTTATCAGGCAAGCAATTGGAAAGGAGCCCTTCCTTTCTTTCTCAAAGGCTGGCGATAGCCCGGTACAGTGGATCCAATTGCTACAGGCTCTAGATCAGCAAG ATCTCCCGGGTTGGCCTTTGCTCACTCCTTTGAAGGTGCAGATGCAAAAGTGTGAAAAGTGTTCCCGAGAGTTCTGTTCATCTATTAACTATCGAAGACACATACGTGTGCACCATCGGTTGAAAAAACTTGACAAG GATTCTTCCAAAAATAGGGATCTATTAGGAACTTTTTGGGATAAG CTTTCTGAGGATGAGGCAATGGAAATTTTATCATTCAAGGATGTGACGTTGGag GGAGTTCCAGGTTCTTCAATTGTAAAGGCATTGATGGGACTTATTCGGAAACCAGGATTCTCTTCCCTTCCACAATATTGTTTGAGGGCTGGTTCTGCCCTTCTG GATATTATCCAAGCTAGGCCTTCCAGGTTTCCTTTGTCTTCTGAGGATCTATTCAGCATCCTTGATGATGCAAGTGAAAAAACATTCCTGTGTGGAACAGCTGTATCAatgcaaaaatatatttttgatgGGGAAGCTGGGAAGATTGGTCTTGAGATGAAGAATTTGGTTGCTTGCACCAGCTTTCTGGTGGAACAGAAATTG GTTAAAGCATGGCTTGCTGACAAGGATGCTGAATCTTTAAGATGCCAAAAGTTACTTGTGGAAGAGGAAGAAGCTGCCCAGAGAAG ACAAGCTGAGCTCTTGGAGAGGAAGAGGCAGAAAAAACTCAGGCAAAAAGAACAGAAAACGAAGGAGCACGTACAAGAGGAGCAAGCAAATCTTCTTAAGGAAAGGATTGATAATACAGTGGAGGGTGTGTCTTCAGCTGAGCAATCCTTCCCTTTGACGGCATCTGATTCTGGTATGAGTTGTCTGGAGGCACTGGCAGATCATATTCCCTCATCCTTTGAGTCCTTCGAACTTCCAAGCATGGTTGAAAATGTGGGTTTGGAAATTCAAATTGGGTCTGGCAGTGATCCTGGCACTCGTCATAATGTTGAAAGGCAGACAGTGCAAAGAAATAGTCGTAGGCACTTTGTTGTTGGTCGCTGGCACTTGTCTCCAAAATCACAGTGGAATCATGTGCCAAATGGTTTCCATGCAAGTCAGAATTCTCAGGCATCAAAACATAGTGCCATGCAGAAGCATGGAAATCACAGGGACTCAAAACCGGTGCCTTCAATCAATGGCAACAGGAAGTGGAGCCGAAAATCTAAACCGAATTACACTGAAGATGGTTTGAAAACTAGAGTACAGAAAGAAGCAATAAGCCTGCCAGATCACAACGAGAGGCATGAAGTACTGATTGGTTCTATATCTGTTGCACTTGGAAACTGCAGCCAACAGGAGGGTAACAATGTTGATGGAGCTAGAGACGATTTTCTCTCAGAGCATCAAATACCAAAGGAAAACAGTGTTCAGGATAAGCACAATAGACCTGATTCTGCTCACTGCAACACAAACCGGTCAACAATAAAGCTTTGGAGGCCTGTGAGTAGAAATGGAATGCAAGGTCCAATATCAGTTGACAATGGAGCTAGAGAATCTCATGTGGATGGGGTTGCTGGTAAGATAGATGATTATACCCCTTCAAATGGAAATTGTCTTACTTCATTATCTGTGGGCGATAATAAATGCGGAACAGGAAGTTTCCCACTCCTGCCGGAGTCCTTGCATCCAGGAACTGTGCACTTCTCGTGCCAAGCAGCTAAAGCATTTCTTGCAGAGA GGTGGAAGGAGGCAATTGCATCTGAACATGTGAAATTAGTTCTATCTCCAGAGTTAAAATCTTCAGCGGACATTCAGAATGGATGTCTAGTAGATGTAGCTCAGTCGTCAGATATGAAAAAATGCAGTCTTCATGGCAATGTGGAGAATCAGTTGGTTGATGTGGGATCGCACGAGTCTTCAACCACTGGAGCCAGTAAGGCCAAGTTCAGAATAAAACCTGAGAAAGGTGTCAAGTTAAAGTATATACCCAAGCAGAGAACTATTTCCTAA
- the LOC110617963 gene encoding uncharacterized protein LOC110617963: MLGGSDISLPKEQEQGQKMQEDHVSSLKRGQTVAPLKKAGFLSFAQLNALAVITVLAASGMVSPEDFAFVAFSIVYILFISRVAFPCVNPSKDSFVFYPKHKILRLYVSVGVIIGLFLPIAYIFEGIFEGDKEGIKAAAPHVFLLASQVFIEGMSSSFMFAIPVRVFAAVLFNSKRIFTIMEWLSSEIYKVEQDYGGSTRRLHVGRALAVVNMAFWGFNLFGFLLPVYLPKAFKSYYSEH, translated from the coding sequence ATGTTAGGTGGCAGTGACATAAGTCTTCCAAAGGAACAGGAACAAGGACAAAAGATGCAAGAAGATCACGTCTCTTCCCTGAAAAGGGGCCAAACTGTTGCTCCGTTGAAGAAAGCTGGATTTTTGAGCTTCGCCCAACTAAATGCCCTTGCTGTTATCACTGTCCTCGCTGCAAGTGGGATGGTGAGCCCGGAAGATTTTGCTTTCGTTGCCTTTTCAATCGTTTACATATTATTCATCTCCAGAGTTGCATTCCCTTGTGTCAACCCATCAAAAGACTCCTTTGTTTTTTATCCAAAGCATAAAATCTTACGCCTCTACGTGTCCGTTGGTGTTATTATTGGCCTTTTTCTCCCGATAGCCTATATCTTTGAAGGCATCTTTGAGGGCGACAAAGAGGGGATCAAGGCAGCCGCACCACATGTGTTTCTCTTAGCTAGTCAAGTTTTCATTGAAGGAATGTCATCTTCATTCATGTTTGCAATACCAGTACGGGTTTTTGCTGCGGTGTTATTTAATTCTAAGAGGATTTTTACCATTATGGAGTGGCTGAGCAGTGAGATCTACAAGGTGGAACAGGACTATGGAGGATCTACCAGGAGGCTGCATGTTGGGAGAGCTCTTGCTGTGGTTAATATGGCCTTTTGGGGCTTCAATCTTTTTGGCTTCTTGTTGCCTGTTTATCTTCCAAAAGCCTTCAAGAGTTATTACTCGGAGCATTAA
- the LOC110616454 gene encoding SKP1-like protein 21 isoform X2 — MSEGSMAVVKPEMKSYIWLQTADGSIQQVEEEVAMFCPMICQEILQTGMGSSKNYAISLPQRVNPATLGLILDYCRFHQVPGHSNKERKTFDEKFIRIDTKKLCELTSAADSLQLKPLVDLTSRALARIIEGKTPEEIRETFHLPDDLTEEEKLEPLRNITDDPRIRLLNRLYARKRKELEEREKLKNVEVEEEHVDERSVDDLLSFINGADGDSKARSSKTKKKNRRRKDQSKESSSNNLNENHKKEMDTCSSASQNGEVKGVFIASPAKISKLQESMSATHSPKPEFDDMDIDDDLDPAMKEELDREVEDFARRLNSDWPERMQEILSRGQERRLVSLSVNGNGSLCKYSGMDQR, encoded by the exons ATGTCAGAAGGCAGTATGGCTGTTGTGAAACCTGAG ATGAAATCTTACATTTGGCTCCAAACTGCCGATGGTTCAATTCAACAAGTAGAAGAAGAGGTTGCAATGTTTTGCCCCATGATATGTCAAGAAATTCTTCAAACTGGCATGGGCTCTTCAAAAAACTATGCTATATCACTTCCTCAACGTGTGAATCCAGCTACATTGGGCTTAATACTCGATTATTGCCGGTTTCATCAAGTACCAGGTCACTCCAATAAG GAGCGCAAAACTTTTGATGAAAAATTTATTCGAATTGATACAAAAAAATTATGTGAGTTGACATCTGCTGCTGACAGCCTTCAGTTAAAGCCTTTGGTTGATCTTACTAGTCGTGCACTTGCTCGAATTATTGAAGGGAAAACTCCGGAGGAGATACGTGAGACCTTTCATTTACCTGATGATCTGACTGAG GAAGAGAAGTTGGAGCCCCTAAGAAACATCACTGATGATCCACGCATCCGGCTTTTAAATCGATTGTATGCGAGAAAGAGGAAGGAATTGGAAGAGCGAGAGAAACTGAAG AATGTTGAGGTTGAAGAGGAGCATGTGGATGAACGCTCAGTTGACGATCTCTTGTCATTTATAAATGGTGCAGATGGAG ATTCAAAAGCTAGAAGTAGTAAGACCAAAAAAAAGAACCGTAGAAGAAAAGACCAATCAAAGGAATCTTCCTCAAACAATTTAAATGAGAACCATAAGAAG GAGATGGACACTTGCTCTTCTGCTTCCCAGAATGGGGAGGTTAAAGGTGTTTTCATTGCCTCCCCcgctaaaatttcaaaattgcaAGAATCTATGTCTGCCACGCATTCACCTAAGCCTGAATTTGATGATATGGACATTGATGATGATTTAGATCCTGCAATGAAGGAGGAACTTGATAG GGAAGTTGAGGACTTTGCTCGTAGATTAAATTCAGATTGGCCGGAGAGAATGCAGGAAATACTTTCCCGAGGCCAAGAAAGAAGGCTGGTATCGTTATCAGTGAACGGGAATGGCTCTTTATGTAAATATTCAG GTATGGATCAGAGATAA
- the LOC110616454 gene encoding SKP1-like protein 21 isoform X1, with protein sequence MSEGSMAVVKPEMKSYIWLQTADGSIQQVEEEVAMFCPMICQEILQTGMGSSKNYAISLPQRVNPATLGLILDYCRFHQVPGHSNKERKTFDEKFIRIDTKKLCELTSAADSLQLKPLVDLTSRALARIIEGKTPEEIRETFHLPDDLTEEEKLEPLRNITDDPRIRLLNRLYARKRKELEEREKLKNVEVEEEHVDERSVDDLLSFINGADGDSKARSSKTKKKNRRRKDQSKESSSNNLNENHKKEMDTCSSASQNGEVKGVFIASPAKISKLQESMSATHSPKPEFDDMDIDDDLDPAMKEELDREVEDFARRLNSDWPERMQEILSRGQERRLVSLSVNGNGSLCKYSGNFVPRFHLFSLCSP encoded by the exons ATGTCAGAAGGCAGTATGGCTGTTGTGAAACCTGAG ATGAAATCTTACATTTGGCTCCAAACTGCCGATGGTTCAATTCAACAAGTAGAAGAAGAGGTTGCAATGTTTTGCCCCATGATATGTCAAGAAATTCTTCAAACTGGCATGGGCTCTTCAAAAAACTATGCTATATCACTTCCTCAACGTGTGAATCCAGCTACATTGGGCTTAATACTCGATTATTGCCGGTTTCATCAAGTACCAGGTCACTCCAATAAG GAGCGCAAAACTTTTGATGAAAAATTTATTCGAATTGATACAAAAAAATTATGTGAGTTGACATCTGCTGCTGACAGCCTTCAGTTAAAGCCTTTGGTTGATCTTACTAGTCGTGCACTTGCTCGAATTATTGAAGGGAAAACTCCGGAGGAGATACGTGAGACCTTTCATTTACCTGATGATCTGACTGAG GAAGAGAAGTTGGAGCCCCTAAGAAACATCACTGATGATCCACGCATCCGGCTTTTAAATCGATTGTATGCGAGAAAGAGGAAGGAATTGGAAGAGCGAGAGAAACTGAAG AATGTTGAGGTTGAAGAGGAGCATGTGGATGAACGCTCAGTTGACGATCTCTTGTCATTTATAAATGGTGCAGATGGAG ATTCAAAAGCTAGAAGTAGTAAGACCAAAAAAAAGAACCGTAGAAGAAAAGACCAATCAAAGGAATCTTCCTCAAACAATTTAAATGAGAACCATAAGAAG GAGATGGACACTTGCTCTTCTGCTTCCCAGAATGGGGAGGTTAAAGGTGTTTTCATTGCCTCCCCcgctaaaatttcaaaattgcaAGAATCTATGTCTGCCACGCATTCACCTAAGCCTGAATTTGATGATATGGACATTGATGATGATTTAGATCCTGCAATGAAGGAGGAACTTGATAG GGAAGTTGAGGACTTTGCTCGTAGATTAAATTCAGATTGGCCGGAGAGAATGCAGGAAATACTTTCCCGAGGCCAAGAAAGAAGGCTGGTATCGTTATCAGTGAACGGGAATGGCTCTTTATGTAAATATTCAGGTAACTTTGTTCCAAGGTTTCATCTTTTCTCATTGTGCTCTCCTTAG
- the LOC110616454 gene encoding SKP1-like protein 21 isoform X3: MKSYIWLQTADGSIQQVEEEVAMFCPMICQEILQTGMGSSKNYAISLPQRVNPATLGLILDYCRFHQVPGHSNKERKTFDEKFIRIDTKKLCELTSAADSLQLKPLVDLTSRALARIIEGKTPEEIRETFHLPDDLTEEEKLEPLRNITDDPRIRLLNRLYARKRKELEEREKLKNVEVEEEHVDERSVDDLLSFINGADGDSKARSSKTKKKNRRRKDQSKESSSNNLNENHKKEMDTCSSASQNGEVKGVFIASPAKISKLQESMSATHSPKPEFDDMDIDDDLDPAMKEELDREVEDFARRLNSDWPERMQEILSRGQERRLVSLSVNGNGSLCKYSGNFVPRFHLFSLCSP; encoded by the exons ATGAAATCTTACATTTGGCTCCAAACTGCCGATGGTTCAATTCAACAAGTAGAAGAAGAGGTTGCAATGTTTTGCCCCATGATATGTCAAGAAATTCTTCAAACTGGCATGGGCTCTTCAAAAAACTATGCTATATCACTTCCTCAACGTGTGAATCCAGCTACATTGGGCTTAATACTCGATTATTGCCGGTTTCATCAAGTACCAGGTCACTCCAATAAG GAGCGCAAAACTTTTGATGAAAAATTTATTCGAATTGATACAAAAAAATTATGTGAGTTGACATCTGCTGCTGACAGCCTTCAGTTAAAGCCTTTGGTTGATCTTACTAGTCGTGCACTTGCTCGAATTATTGAAGGGAAAACTCCGGAGGAGATACGTGAGACCTTTCATTTACCTGATGATCTGACTGAG GAAGAGAAGTTGGAGCCCCTAAGAAACATCACTGATGATCCACGCATCCGGCTTTTAAATCGATTGTATGCGAGAAAGAGGAAGGAATTGGAAGAGCGAGAGAAACTGAAG AATGTTGAGGTTGAAGAGGAGCATGTGGATGAACGCTCAGTTGACGATCTCTTGTCATTTATAAATGGTGCAGATGGAG ATTCAAAAGCTAGAAGTAGTAAGACCAAAAAAAAGAACCGTAGAAGAAAAGACCAATCAAAGGAATCTTCCTCAAACAATTTAAATGAGAACCATAAGAAG GAGATGGACACTTGCTCTTCTGCTTCCCAGAATGGGGAGGTTAAAGGTGTTTTCATTGCCTCCCCcgctaaaatttcaaaattgcaAGAATCTATGTCTGCCACGCATTCACCTAAGCCTGAATTTGATGATATGGACATTGATGATGATTTAGATCCTGCAATGAAGGAGGAACTTGATAG GGAAGTTGAGGACTTTGCTCGTAGATTAAATTCAGATTGGCCGGAGAGAATGCAGGAAATACTTTCCCGAGGCCAAGAAAGAAGGCTGGTATCGTTATCAGTGAACGGGAATGGCTCTTTATGTAAATATTCAGGTAACTTTGTTCCAAGGTTTCATCTTTTCTCATTGTGCTCTCCTTAG